AACATTCCATCATATTTGCATTTTGATATCGCCGCTCTGTTACCGCCTGACTATCACCCACATTGGTCCACCGCGAACCAACCAGTTTCAGGTCGGTTAAATCAACAATTGCCCATAGTGCTTTGTCGCCTTTTACAAAAGTAGGGGCTATGCACAAATGTAAACTGCGCTCACACCGGCTTCTGTTCAGGGCTGTCTTGGTATTGGACATCAACGCTGAATCCGGCGTAGGTTTAAAACCCAATGCCTGCTGCACCTGAGCCGATTCCGTGGCTATGTGTAAAGCAAGAGCAACCAAATGTGGCGGTATATCGGGTTGCATATTCGGATAATGATTGACCCAAATCATTTGAGAACTATTGATATCTGCAATAGCCACAGTCGCCAGGTTCAACCCGTAATTATACATCTCAATTCTGAACAGATTGCCAATGTTTCGCATACCATCCGGCAGATCGCTCTGTCGGGCGGGGTAAATGCCGAATATTTCATTCAGGTAGGGTAGGTTGTCCTGACTTCGCGTGTGTTGTATAAAGGTTTCCGAGCGAATGGCAAGGTGTTGTGCAAACAATTGCTTTTCACTAATACCTTCTGATAAAAGTAACACCGGAATTTTCTGTTGAAGTGCCTGTTCAATCGCGGCTTTTCTGTTTAAAATGATACTATCTTTTTGCTGACCGGATGATGTACCGGTTTTGAGGTAGGAGATATCCTGTTGCTTGTTGGTCTCAGTTGGCAGTTTTGCCGATGGTTGTTTCCCGACAGAGCAAGCCGGTATCAATATTGTAAAAAGAAGCGCAAAGAACCAGAATTGGCTAAGGCTGGCCCTGTTAATTTGTTTTACAATCATGTTAGTCAGAAAATGGTGAAAATAAAAAAGATTAATGGGTAAATGGGTCTGAAAACTTAGGATTGGTCATCAAGGACGTATCGTTCAGGCTCATCAAAAAATCAATCAAATCTTCCTTTTCTTGTTTTGTAAGATTGAGCGGAGCAATATCTTCGTTTTTGTACGGATTATCTTTCCCATCTCCTGTATCCAAAGCGCCATCCCAGTTACGTCCGCCGCGATCGTAAATTTCTATCACCTCCTCTAAAGTGCGGGCACTTCCATCATGAAAATATGGGGCAGTAAATGCCAGGTTGCGCAAGGACGGGGTGCGGAATTTACCCATATCTGCACTTTGTTTGGTAAATGCAATCAATCCCTGATCGTGTATGGGGTATGCTCCGGTTGATCCTGCATTGTATAATCCCACATTTGCAAAATTTCCTTCTGCTCCTTCCTTCTCGGGAGTTTGATTAAAGTTGGGGCCTGCATGGCAGTTAAAACATTTCAACCGGTCGGACGTAAATAACAACCAACCTCTTTCGGCACTTTCGCTCATAGTGCCGTTGTTAAAGGGTGTGTTAAACGATTCGATGCTGTTACAAAACTGAGCCAAAGCCTTAATGGCATTGTCCATAGTTATTGCGTTTTCACCGTAAGCCTGTTGGAACATTGCCGGATAGAGGGTATCCCTTTTTAACCGGTTCAACACCTCCTCTTCATGTCCTTTTAACCCCATTTCGGGCGGGCTGTCGCCAAACATCGGAAGCAACAACTGTTGTTCAAGGGTTTCCAAAGCCGGATTGTCCCAGGTAAACGAGCGGTAATAATCCAGATTGAACAAAGGCAGGCTATTGTGCTTAACCATATCTCCAAACAAACCCGGGCTGCGGCGATGACCATCGGTAAAGGCAAATCGCTGGTCATGGCAGGTAGCGCAGGACTTCTCCCCTGTTGCTGAAAGCCGGGAATCGTAAAAAAGATGCCGTCCCAACTCGGTGGCAACTTCTTGATTGCCCTTTGTTTGAGGAGGCTGCCCTATTGTCAACATCGAACTGATTGCTAACGGTAATCCAACTATCAGCAACGCAAGATTAAACCAGTTGAATTGCATGGCAATAACTTTGATCTATAACCAAAACACCTTATTTCAGTATAAAAACAATCGGGTTATTCTTAACGTTTACTAATACCCGAGGATATTCTATCATTTATTTAATGAGTGTAACATTGCCTTTTAAGGTTTCGGTAGTACCATCGGTAAAGGTAACGGTTGCATAATATACATACACCCCTATTTCCTGTTGTTTACCCTTATACTCCCCGTTCCACCCATCGGTCAGACTGGACGATACATTAAAATAGACCTCGTTGCCCCAACGGTTATATACATGCAGTTTCACTTCGCTGACGTTAAAACCGGTCAGACGGAAGATATCGTTCATACCATCGCCATTCGGCGAAAAGGCATTGGGAATAACTACCTCGTTTCGAGCAATAACATTTACCGTTGCCAGCACCGTTTCCGTACAACCGTATTCATCGCTGACAATCACGGTATATGTATTGACACTGCCGGTTGGGGTAACGGTAACTGAAGCACAATCCGGGCAACCGGTATCTGGAATCCACTCATAGGAAAGTACGGTTCCCAAAGCCGAAGTTGCCGATACTTCCAGCACTACGCTCTGCCCCTGATCAATAAAACTATTATCCGGGCTGATGCTTGCCGTCACATCGGAAACGGCAATGGGAAGCGAAAGGGTATGAATACATCCATTATCGTCAATGGTTAGTGTTACCGTTTTTATTCCTGCAGTATTCCAACTCACTGATTGAGGGGCAGAGCCTGTTGCCGTTGCAGGGGTGGCATCTGCGCCAAAATCCCACAAATAAACAGCCGTTGCCGAGGCAGTGCCGGTAAAGGCAATACTGACTGCATCGCCCAGACAGGTATTGTCCGGTAAACTAAAGTTGGCAACAGGTGTGGAGAGGATGATGAGGGCTGCCGTTACCGGAGCGCTTTCACATCCTTCTGCTGTGTCAAAAGCGGTCAAGGTATAAGTGCCTGCTTGGGTGGGGGTAAACGAAACGCCTGTTCCTACCAATGCGCCTCCGAAGTACCACCTGATTTCCAAACCTGCGGCAGCAGTAGCGTTAAAAGCGGCGATAGGATCGCCTTCACATACTGTTTGACCGGTTATATCCAATACAGGCGGATCGGGGGTAATACAGTTACAAACGATGACCGAAACAGTTACCTCTGTTGCCGGACCCTGACACCCGTTGAGTGTTTCAGCAACCCAATAACTGACCGAGTTGCCGGCAGTGGGTGCAACAGGGTTCAAGGTTGCGCCGGTTCCCACCTGAGTAGTTAAAGCAGCATCGGAATACCAGGTTAGCGTGCCTCCTGTTCCGGTTGCGCCGAGAGCATTGATGACAGCACCCTCACAATATGGATTGGGCGATGCAGCTACGGGCGCAGGAGGTAAGGAAGTCATGGTTAGTGTTACGGCGATTCTGTTGCTCACACAATCGGTGGCAGTTTCCAGTATTTCAGCATAATAGGTGCCTGCAGCAGGTGGGGTAAAACTGTTGCCTGTAGCAACAGGAGTACCGCCGGCAGGCACATCGTACCATTGAACGACAAAGCCGGCACCCGGGGAATCCACACTGAGGGATGTAGGAGTTGCTCCCTGACAATAAGCACTATTGACCGGATTTGCAGGAGGAGCGACTACTGCACAGTTACAGGTAGTTACGCCCAAATCGAGCGAGGCCGGACAACCATCGGCATCTGTAACGTTCAGCACAACTGAAGTGCCGCTTGTAATATCTTCAATTATCCACGCATCGAGTATCGGGGTTACTGTATAACCACCGGCATCAAATGTATAAGGCTC
This is a stretch of genomic DNA from Sphingobacteriales bacterium. It encodes these proteins:
- a CDS encoding di-heme enzyme, which translates into the protein MQFNWFNLALLIVGLPLAISSMLTIGQPPQTKGNQEVATELGRHLFYDSRLSATGEKSCATCHDQRFAFTDGHRRSPGLFGDMVKHNSLPLFNLDYYRSFTWDNPALETLEQQLLLPMFGDSPPEMGLKGHEEEVLNRLKRDTLYPAMFQQAYGENAITMDNAIKALAQFCNSIESFNTPFNNGTMSESAERGWLLFTSDRLKCFNCHAGPNFNQTPEKEGAEGNFANVGLYNAGSTGAYPIHDQGLIAFTKQSADMGKFRTPSLRNLAFTAPYFHDGSARTLEEVIEIYDRGGRNWDGALDTGDGKDNPYKNEDIAPLNLTKQEKEDLIDFLMSLNDTSLMTNPKFSDPFTH